The DNA window TTAATAATACTATTAATAGTTGTGAACACAtgattaaaaaattaaatgcGACGTTTGAAAATTATGATTTTTATGGAGATGACgaattatatgaaaaggTTATATCAAAAGATAAGAACAAGGAAGAAAAATTAGTGgatgataattattatgatgatataaacAGTGAATgcaatattataaaaagcGATGAAgatattcattttaatataaataatttagatgatgatatgaattttttaacatatgATTTAAACTATAatgatttaaataataataataaagatataaagaaaaaagaaaatattataagtaataataataaaaataatatttcctCTAAATCGTTTGTTAAaattaatgataatgactgttcggaaaaaaaaataacatcttataataataataataataataaagatcatatatttgataatggttttttttattttgaagatgaaaaaaaacaattattAAGCAAAAAggatatttataaaatcgATAAATACCAAAAAtggaaatatattataagagatgatattatttttgataTGAATTCTTTAAACATTAAACAGTTTGTATGTGTATTTAAAATTCAACTAAGatattttgatatatcAAGAATCTCTATGTATTCagaatttaaaaatattttaattgaaataaataatattatatatataagaattgATCAAAATTTCTTAAGTAAATTAATGGAGCAAGGCACcttacataaatatattaaaacaGATACTATGAATAatcaaaaagaaaataaaaaaagtacaATTAGGACAGTACTTTTATTTGGATCTGgtaatgttattatttatgcTTGTAAGAGTAAGAGagaaatattatgtataactagatttataattaatgCCCTCAAAAGAAATAACAACATAATTTTATAGCATAAACGgataattaattatattatatcatatcatattaaataatatcatattatattttttttcataattcCTTGTACTATCTCtaaaactttttttttgtttgtctttttattttattagtgtactttatatttaacaataattatatatatatatatataactcaattttttttatgtgtgtgtatattatttattttttttttttcctgACATGTCAgaatgaatattatttttattctgACCATGACAGGTAAAAAGTAATATGTAATATGCTGACTTGGACAGGTAAgattcaatatattttgttttacTTTGAATTGATTTATTCTAAAAtgtgaaaatatatttatataaaagagaatagaaaaaatatatttttttaattggATGTGTAGTTTTGTATGTTatgaaattaaatataaatgaaaaaaaaaaaaataaataaatacataaatataaatacaataatatatatatatatatatatatatatattttcatttgttCAAATAATACGTATAATATGTACACTTAAAAAACATAAGACAAGGTAAAGATATTAAGATACATATTTGTGgaatgtaaaatataaaggaTGTGTTTGCATGTTTTGGTTTTCATCATTTGGTTTCaataaattaaaatcaTTTAAAGGATCATCATCCTTTAGATGATCATAATTAgtattatgtttattataattgttTACATTTGATGTGTTAATATTTGTTGAGTTTCGATTTGCACacttttttaatttaaattcGTTTGTTTTTGATTTATAACTTTTATACGTTGGTAAGGATGAAATGAGTACACTCTTTGAAGTTGCattaaattttatgaaCGTATCTGGTGCATTAATAATTTGTAGTCTAGCAGCCATacattttgttatataGAAATTTTCCAAATATCCAAAcgaataaataatatttttaattagACTAGGAACTTGccatttttcatattttaagaattcatttttttcacaATAGAATCCAAGAAAAGATCTATACATTAATTCAcatgatgataataagtgcttatatttataccattctatatgttttatattaaatgtaaaaaaaatatttttataatctTTTTCATTGTGGTAATTATATTGAAAGAAATTgttttcatcttttttataataataattattaaagGTTTGTATTTGAATAGaagaattattttcatgatatatatttttctgatcatcaatatttttattagtgtcattcatttttttgtCACCTTTGTGTTTTATATCtgtgtttatattttccaCTTCATGTGTTCCcatatcatatttataatttaacaAATGTTGTAACAATagattatttttataaacaagattaatataatttttatttatagcAGTAATaggaatattatttttatagagtatatataaatagtgGGCCTCtaattcatttaataataatagacTCCTACCTCTGGTATATTTTGTTGTAACTATGTTAGttcttaaaatatattcatcaaCATTTTTACACATTCCTAAATGTATTACAAGATTAACTTTATTTAATTCTATTCCTTGATGTAATAATGATGTGGCAAAtaagattttttttttttttttttttttttttttttcatcatcttcGTTATCTAGGTTGGTACCGTTAAAACAATTTAAAGTGtatctttttttatctaGGCTCATTTTACTAtgtaatgataaaatagaaatatcttttaattCTTCATATTCGTCTGTACATTgttgtatataatttaaaagataattACACATGTGTTCATTTGtaaaattatcatattgTTTAATAGTGACCTCatcattttgtttaatAGTGACCTCatcattttgtttaatAGCGACCTCGTCATTTTGTTTAATAGTGACCTCGTCACTTTTGATGATGTGATTTGTATTTACGCTGTGGTCATAAGAATTAATAACATTACAATTTTGATAACTTGTGGTATCATTTGTTATTATGTAAGGATTTGAAGAGACAGTAAAATTTACGCTATCTTTATCATAATAGGTAGAATGATGTGAAAGATATGATTTAATATCTTGTGGTTGTttccattttattttttttaattttaaatataataagaatatatatcctttaaaaatataatgtttatatataacataaaagAATTGTAAGATTTTTACGGTAGgcataaatattacaatatttatattattatttgttattaattcgttatgtataatattaaataatattaatgataatttattagattcatatattaaatattcttGTTTTAAGAGTACATGTGTAggtatatatttgttatcatttttattatgatgaGAACAATGATATCTATTATAATCACTGTTagataattttaattttttgattttcatttctttttctgAAAGTGGTAAGATATAATTAGATTCTTTTGATgaatcatatatatgtgtatcatcatttttgtccatattattattattattattattattattattattattgttgttgttgttattttttatttcttcaagagtaatattatcattGTGTAAATTATATTGAGTTTGTACGTTTTGAAAAAATGTATTTGCTTCTTTAGGATACCACAACTTACCTATATTATCACAATAAAGTATATTATTAGGTGgatatatatgtttgttATTTAATTCGTTATATAGTTGAAGATTAACATTTATAAGTCttttaaaaacattttGAACAATTCCTTGatatttacttttattcatatggtttatattatttataatattctgaagatttttaataatatttttgtttgtttCATGGTATTGTTGATTTGTAGAAGGATctaataattctttatgatcatatatacaattatttattaaatttatatgtatataatgCAATCTTAAAAATCTATATGCTACATTCTtaagaaaattattaacaatacatgttaataaaatagTTTGATGAGATTTtggtaatatattttttattattaatatatttttcatataattattatctaGAAGAAAATGTGCTTCATCAATTATTAATGTATCACATAAAAAGAAGATTTGTGAAAATTgtttgaaatattttataaaattgatTAGATATGCTGGTGtagttataataatatgtggttttattttttttaaattttttatttcatcttgtatatttatatatttcttcccatgcatattataacaaataatattatatggatgatacataattaatttttttaaaattcCATATGACTGTTCAACTAATATAACATTTGgacatattattaaacctaaaacataattatcttttatatttgtttttttttttatattatttatttgtattattattttatgtacaAGACAATTCATATAAGCTAATGTTTTCCCTGAGCTtttaaatgatgatattaataaatcataattttttaaaaataatggaAAAGTAATATATTGAACGGTTGTTAAATATTTAACATTGAAATTTTNNNNNNNNNNNNNNNNNNNNNNNNNNNNNNNNNNNNNNNNNNNNNNNNNNNNNNNNNNNNNNNNNNNNNNNNNNNNNNNNNNNNNNNNNNNNNNNNNNNNaaaaaaa is part of the Plasmodium reichenowi strain SY57 chromosome 4, whole genome shotgun sequence genome and encodes:
- a CDS encoding DEAD box ATP-dependent RNA helicase, putative; this encodes NFNVKYLTTVQYITFPLFLKNYDLLISSFKSSGKTLAYMNCLVHKIIIQINNIKKKTNIKDNYVLGLIICPNVILVEQSYGILKKLIMYHPYNIICYNMHGKKYINIQDEIKNLKKIKPHIIITTPAYLINFIKYFKQFSQIFFLCDTLIIDEAHFLLDNNYMKNILIIKNILPKSHQTILLTCIVNNFLKNVAYRFLRLHYIHINLINNCIYDHKELLDPSTNQQYHETNKNIIKNLQNIINNINHMNKSKYQGIVQNVFKRLINVNLQLYNELNNKHIYPPNNILYCDNIGKLWYPKEANTFFQNVQTQYNLHNDNITLEEIKNNNNNNNNNNNNNNNNNMDKNDDTHIYDSSKESNYILPLSEKEMKIKKLKLSNSDYNRYHCSHHNKNDNKYIPTHVLLKQEYLIYESNKLSLILFNIIHNELITNNNINIVIFMPTVKILQFFYVIYKHYIFKGYIFLLYLKLKKIKWKQPQDIKSYLSHHSTYYDKDSVNFTVSSNPYIITNDTTSYQNCNVINSYDHSVNTNHIIKSDEVTIKQNDEVAIKQNDEVTIKQNDEVTIKQYDNFTNEHMCNYLLNYIQQCTDEYEELKDISILSLHSKMSLDKKRYTLNCFNGTNLDNEDDEKKKKKKKKKILFATSLLHQGIELNKVNLVIHLGMCKNVDEYILRTNIVTTKYTRGRSLLLLNELEAHYLYILYKNNIPITAINKNYINLVYKNNLLLQHLLNYKYDMGTHEVENINTDIKHKGDKKMNDTNKNIDDQKNIYHENNSSIQIQTFNNYYYKKDENNFFQYNYHNEKDYKNIFFTFNIKHIEWYKYKHLLSSCELMYRSFLGFYCEKNEFLKYEKWQVPSLIKNIIYSFGYLENFYITKCMAARLQIINAPDTFIKFNATSKSVLISSLPTYKSYKSKTNEFKLKKCANRNSTNINTSNVNNYNKHNTNYDHLKDDDPLNDFNLLKPNDENQNMQTHPLYFTFHKYVS